One genomic window of Leptospira paudalimensis includes the following:
- the rpsT gene encoding 30S ribosomal protein S20: MANLKSSKKDIRRTARRKERNGEDRSELRTYARLLIKAIKSGDKTEALSVFSKLSSKLDRAAKTKLIHKKNADRKKSRMALRINSIEAKAA; encoded by the coding sequence TTGGCTAATTTAAAATCATCTAAAAAAGACATCCGTAGAACTGCTCGTAGAAAAGAGCGAAATGGGGAAGACCGTAGTGAATTACGCACTTACGCACGCCTTCTCATTAAGGCCATTAAGTCTGGCGACAAAACGGAAGCATTATCTGTTTTCTCAAAACTTTCTTCAAAATTGGACCGTGCAGCGAAAACAAAACTCATCCATAAAAAAAATGCAGATCGTAAAAAATCTCGTATGGCACTTCGCATCAATTCAATTGAGGCAAAAGCCGCCTAA
- a CDS encoding LIC_10450 family protein, producing MTPERSKYHYIKIDSISEIDPLKLSISQIQQRYIDKDNNRYALRFNKEIRRIEILKLVGNHFELVPHHQTTNPKGEGTSNETKSGNQTPPPPPIISEDLRANPILGKLISTPDPKPTTPEKTSKTIEISKDKLSPVVEENLMREDVDLDIFDGEEPPKPEETLSHEGLLNTPEPPKPEEDIDHTQINANTRLEEGTGEKTAQQRIDDFLKIIATYRERITAIIRNLQSSRIFELTGDPSENKNIVGNFSREMEATVFEAIDKMIDLHKEMTSYPRPITYYISKAPVEKREEMKLIESDKEKLNNLHLFEMQRHTDAIIKDLKKLSLQLLNILNLKNEIQVKQLQYANQLMFVDAKNASLYFAQDLDKTILEIENWKQSK from the coding sequence GTGACTCCTGAAAGATCAAAATATCATTATATAAAAATTGATTCGATTTCAGAAATCGACCCACTTAAATTATCCATTTCACAAATCCAACAACGTTATATTGATAAAGATAACAATCGTTATGCCCTGAGATTCAACAAAGAAATCCGTAGGATTGAGATCCTAAAACTAGTTGGGAATCATTTTGAACTTGTCCCTCACCACCAAACAACAAATCCCAAAGGGGAAGGAACATCAAACGAGACAAAATCTGGTAACCAAACTCCGCCTCCTCCACCCATCATTTCAGAGGACCTAAGGGCAAATCCAATTTTAGGGAAATTAATTTCCACACCAGACCCAAAACCAACCACACCTGAAAAAACCTCCAAAACAATTGAGATTTCCAAAGACAAACTTTCTCCAGTTGTTGAGGAAAACCTGATGCGTGAGGATGTGGATTTGGATATCTTTGATGGGGAAGAACCTCCGAAACCAGAAGAAACTCTCTCACACGAAGGTCTGTTAAATACACCCGAACCTCCTAAACCTGAGGAAGACATTGACCACACTCAAATCAATGCAAACACCAGACTCGAAGAAGGAACCGGGGAAAAAACGGCCCAACAACGAATTGATGATTTTTTAAAAATCATCGCCACTTACAGAGAAAGAATCACTGCCATCATTCGTAACTTACAATCCTCTCGTATTTTTGAGCTCACTGGGGACCCTTCCGAAAATAAAAATATTGTAGGGAATTTTTCCAGAGAAATGGAAGCAACGGTTTTTGAAGCCATCGATAAAATGATCGATTTGCATAAGGAAATGACCTCTTATCCTCGTCCAATTACCTATTACATTTCCAAAGCACCTGTGGAAAAACGGGAAGAGATGAAGTTAATCGAATCGGATAAGGAAAAATTAAACAACCTACACTTGTTTGAAATGCAAAGGCATACCGATGCGATCATCAAAGATCTTAAAAAATTGAGTTTGCAGTTATTGAATATATTGAATCTCAAAAATGAAATTCAAGTTAAACAATTACAGTATGCAAACCAATTAATGTTTGTAGATGCAAAGAACGCGTCTCTATATTTTGCACAGGATTTAGACAAAACCATTTTGGAAATTGAAAACTGGAAACAATCGAAATGA
- a CDS encoding thiolase C-terminal domain-containing protein translates to MDPILLGVSDTIESEFDAEVYKKLTSLEKYHSLLFNSVDKLFGFLGTNRDTIKPYLTDFVSVEAQSLGREGYGFTIKDANDMGFGGLACHTVDLGGASVGGAIQQAHTIVKANPYAVVLVAAADIPKSVFKQVSDLKRLTATVCHKDWEMPYGATLIGLYSLLCERMMFDTGVTSDDLEEITKHFRSLAETNPRAFQYQKPLVEKQLKKPLSGVYSTPMIAIVTDHGFATLITSEAMKQKLIENKVIKSDAKHIYVIGSGHSAHAEYLIQKKDLKSPAGLACERAVASSGINRSEIEYAWIYDCFTGMIIHEASLYFGVSPKETATALRQGKISNGTKEIPINLGGGILNYQAAMALSGATGLVDVCSQYGLSVHPLPNGLSEPPKVSLLGGNGGIDSINSVILFSKDKIEKTPKEPMNLKPLEVNVPSPKEKEKATILSATTIYFNPGGEKKPPYLIVCSTKENGEMVLTNLYDKEGKEIVSKDGLELGKTKVEFQVIDGKIQAVVV, encoded by the coding sequence ATGGACCCTATTTTACTTGGTGTCAGCGACACAATTGAATCAGAATTTGATGCGGAAGTTTATAAAAAACTAACTTCCCTCGAGAAATACCATTCCTTACTTTTTAACTCAGTAGACAAACTGTTTGGATTCTTAGGAACCAATAGAGACACCATCAAACCCTACCTTACCGATTTTGTCTCAGTCGAAGCGCAGTCCCTCGGCAGAGAAGGGTATGGGTTTACGATTAAAGATGCAAACGATATGGGATTTGGAGGTCTTGCCTGCCATACGGTGGACCTAGGTGGGGCAAGTGTGGGTGGGGCAATCCAACAAGCTCATACGATTGTAAAAGCCAATCCCTATGCTGTGGTTCTTGTAGCTGCAGCTGATATTCCAAAGTCAGTGTTCAAACAGGTATCCGACTTAAAACGACTCACAGCGACTGTTTGTCATAAAGATTGGGAGATGCCGTATGGAGCTACACTCATTGGTCTCTATTCACTGTTATGTGAACGGATGATGTTCGATACTGGTGTGACAAGTGATGACTTGGAAGAGATCACAAAACACTTTCGATCATTAGCAGAAACCAATCCTCGTGCCTTCCAATACCAAAAACCATTGGTGGAGAAACAACTAAAGAAACCACTTTCAGGGGTTTATAGCACGCCGATGATTGCCATAGTCACGGATCATGGATTTGCTACCCTCATTACGTCTGAGGCCATGAAACAGAAGTTAATTGAAAATAAGGTGATAAAATCTGATGCCAAACACATCTATGTGATTGGTTCTGGACATAGTGCTCATGCCGAATACCTCATCCAAAAAAAGGATTTAAAAAGCCCTGCTGGCCTTGCTTGTGAAAGGGCAGTTGCTTCCAGTGGAATCAATCGATCGGAGATTGAATATGCGTGGATTTATGATTGTTTTACAGGGATGATCATCCATGAGGCTTCTTTGTATTTTGGAGTGTCTCCCAAAGAAACAGCCACTGCCCTTCGCCAAGGGAAAATCTCCAATGGAACAAAGGAGATCCCTATCAATTTAGGTGGTGGGATTTTAAATTACCAAGCAGCGATGGCACTCTCTGGTGCAACTGGACTTGTGGATGTCTGTAGCCAATATGGACTTTCTGTCCATCCTCTGCCAAATGGTTTGAGTGAACCACCTAAGGTGAGTTTGCTTGGAGGCAATGGTGGGATTGATAGCATCAATTCTGTGATCCTTTTTTCCAAAGACAAAATCGAAAAAACACCAAAAGAACCTATGAACTTAAAACCATTAGAGGTGAATGTTCCAAGTCCCAAGGAAAAGGAAAAAGCCACCATTCTTTCTGCGACGACAATTTACTTCAACCCAGGCGGAGAAAAAAAACCACCGTATCTCATTGTCTGTTCGACCAAAGAGAATGGAGAAATGGTACTTACCAATCTTTATGACAAAGAAGGAAAAGAGATCGTATCGAAGGATGGATTGGAACTTGGAAAAACCAAAGTGGAATTCCAAGTGATCGATGGTAAAATCCAAGCAGTGGTGGTGTAA
- the pheS gene encoding phenylalanine--tRNA ligase subunit alpha: protein MSLSQEIASLVKEAETVLSSATNEQELDAFKNQFLGKKGKLTSVLKGLASLTVEEKKTVGKEANEAQTRLESFVETKRISLKESFYENQLGKEFFDTLRPLPKKERGSLHPISQIQYEIEDIFTSMGFSVMDGPEVETDENNFAALNFTDDHPARDMQDTFYTVDGNLLRTHTSAIQVRALRKLKPPFRIIAPGRVFRYEEVDASHENTFYQVEGMVVGENISVAHLIYTMETLLSRVFRKEIKTRLRPGYFPFVEPGFELDINCLVCNGDGCSVCKQSGWLELLPCGLVHPNVLEAAGLDSKKWTGFAFGLGLDRLVMMRYGIHDIRYFQSGNLRFLKQF from the coding sequence ATGAGCCTATCCCAAGAAATCGCATCACTCGTCAAAGAGGCAGAAACTGTATTAAGTTCTGCAACGAATGAACAAGAGTTAGATGCATTTAAAAATCAGTTCCTTGGTAAAAAGGGAAAACTTACCTCTGTCCTTAAGGGCCTTGCGTCTCTAACTGTGGAAGAAAAAAAGACGGTCGGAAAAGAAGCAAACGAAGCTCAAACGCGGCTTGAATCCTTTGTTGAAACCAAACGAATTTCCCTCAAAGAAAGTTTTTATGAGAACCAATTGGGTAAGGAATTTTTTGATACACTCCGCCCACTTCCTAAAAAAGAAAGAGGGAGTTTACATCCTATTTCCCAAATCCAATACGAGATCGAAGATATCTTCACTTCGATGGGTTTTTCTGTGATGGATGGACCCGAAGTGGAAACGGATGAAAACAATTTTGCTGCCTTAAACTTTACGGACGACCACCCTGCACGTGATATGCAAGATACGTTTTATACAGTGGATGGCAATTTACTTCGAACTCATACATCCGCCATCCAAGTACGTGCCCTACGAAAACTAAAACCACCTTTCCGTATCATTGCACCTGGTCGTGTATTTCGGTATGAAGAAGTGGACGCCTCTCATGAAAATACCTTTTACCAAGTAGAAGGAATGGTAGTGGGAGAAAATATCTCCGTTGCCCATTTGATTTATACGATGGAGACACTTCTCTCTCGTGTGTTCCGTAAGGAAATCAAAACAAGACTTCGCCCCGGTTACTTTCCGTTTGTGGAACCAGGGTTTGAACTCGATATCAATTGCCTTGTTTGTAATGGAGATGGGTGTAGTGTTTGCAAACAATCGGGTTGGCTCGAACTTCTCCCTTGTGGGTTAGTCCATCCGAATGTCTTAGAAGCCGCTGGTCTTGATTCCAAAAAATGGACAGGGTTTGCCTTTGGACTCGGACTTGACCGATTGGTGATGATGCGTTACGGAATCCATGACATCCGTTATTTCCAATCAGGGAACTTACGTTTTTTGAAACAGTTTTAG